The sequence aaaccatagaaatttgattcactcaaaacggatttaaaatgaagaagttatgggtaaaacaagattggataatttttctcattttagctacgtgaaaattggtaacaaatctattccaaccataacttaatcaacttgtattgtatattatgtaatcttgagataccatagacacgtatacaatgtttcgacctatcatgtcgacacatctatatatatttcggaacaaccatagacactctatatgtgaatgttggagttagctatacagggttgaggttgattccaaaatatatatagtttgagttgtgatcaatactgagatacgtatacactgggtcgtagattgattcaagataatatttatcgatttatttctgtacatctaactgtggacaactagttgtaggttactaacgaggacaactgacttaataaacttaaaacatcaaaatatattaaaagtgttgtaaatatattttgaacatactttgatatatatgtatatattgttataggttcgtgaatcaaccagtgactaagtcttacttcccgacgaagtaaaaatctgtgaaagtgagttatagtctcacttttaaaatctaatatttttgggatgagaatacatgcaggtttaataaatgatttacaaaatagacacaagtacgtgaaactacattctatgattgaattatcgaaatcgaatatgcccctttttattaagtctggtaatctaagaattaaggaacagacaccctaattgacgcgaatcctaaagatagatctattgggcctaacaaaccccatccaaagtaccggatgctttagtacttcgaaatttatatcatattcgaagggtgtcccggaatgatggggatattcttatatatgcatcttgttaatgtcggttaccaagtgttcaccatatgaatgatttttatctctatgtatgggatgtgtattgaaatatgaaatcttgtggtctattgttacgatttgatatatataggttaaacctataactcaccaacatttttgttgacgtttaaagcatgtttattctcaggtgaatactaagagcttccgctgttgcatactaaaaataaggacaagatttggagtccatatttgtatgatattgtgtaaaaactgcattcaagaaactgatttcgatgtaacatatttgtattgtaaaccattatgtaatggtcatgtgtaaacaggatattttagattatcattatttgataatctacgtaaagtttttaaacctttatttatgaaataaaggttatggtttgttttaaaaatgaatgcagtctttgaaaaatgtctcatatagaggtcaaaacctcgcaacgaaatcaattaatatggaacgtttttaatcaataagaacgggacatttcatacctcTTCCTCGTCATCGGAAGAAACATTGTCAGGAGCACAGTTCATGTTGGTGAGTTTCACTACATTAGCTCGTTCGGGCTCCTGTTCACTGTCTGACCAGTTTAGCCAAACATCATCTGAGGCTTTGAGGACCTTCCCCTTTTCGGCATCTTGGGCGAGCAACATCTTTTTCTTGTAGTACTCGGCATCCTTTTGTTTGGGTAGTCTGCATTCTCGTGCAAAGTGACCTATTTTACCACAGTTGAAACAAACATTATTGGGGTCCTTGTTGTCAGGAGCCCGGTATTGAGTGGTTGAGGTTTCGGGTTTTTTGTAGTATGACGAGCTGGATGAGGTTCGATTGTTGTGGTTTTTGCTAAAACCTCCAGATGATCTCCTGAGATTCAGTTGCTTGCTGAACATTGTGGCAGCCTTGACGAGATCTCGATGTTCTTCATCAACATCAGAGTATGTGTCCTCATCAGATGAAATGGTTTGTTTTGCTTTGAGTGAGTTGGAGCAGTTGGAGGGGGTTTTGGTGGAGCTTTTGTTAACAAACAGAGCCATAGGATCACTGGTTTCAGTGAggttagatttagggttttgggcggCTAGaacatgtgatgccccgtacaaaaccctcgtgtacgaatcatcaacaacaggatcattacaaggtcaaacactatatgctatttcaaaatacgtttgcattcaagataaaaggtgacgtcataactaacgtcgaatgttttacatcgaaagtatgctcctatgaatagagcaaagataatagtacatgacccttaggtcgttacaaatcatagttccaaatgtaattaagtttgaatgcaagataaagtagttcatgcggtgataacactagagcagcgggtgtctatggcaagactagtacacagcggaagcaaccttaagcacctgagaaaaacatgcttaaaaacgtcaacacaaaggttggtgagctatagtttaagtataacagtatgtaaggtaggccacgagatttcagtgctacaaagagcgtttcaaaacagtatgataaagtatatgcttaaccgtgggcacttggtaactaacttaacatttataccccctgaaagtacacttggcaagtgcgtatgtatacgcagtattaaacacccattaaatgctagcgctactagcccgagtggggatgtcaaaccctatggatccatatctaagattcgcgttcaccggttcaaaaaccaatgactaaacgttaccgagctaaagggaatgtttcttccattatataactcacacatatataaagtttaagtactcgtgcctagtatgtaaaatataaaatccgcatgtattctcagttcccaaaataagttaaagtaaaaagggaatgctataactcacaatgataaagtagcggtaaagtaagaCTCggaaaataagcaagtgtgtaggttcggaaagtcctcaacctaagtcaaatagtactaagttagtaaatcatcccaataggtttaaatgtatgtaaataaggtcttaaaggtcatcat comes from Rutidosis leptorrhynchoides isolate AG116_Rl617_1_P2 chromosome 4, CSIRO_AGI_Rlap_v1, whole genome shotgun sequence and encodes:
- the LOC139842521 gene encoding uncharacterized protein yields the protein MATANCDALVLGSDTRPPMLFEGLFDEWKRRFDNFIDGKGEQTKYLWESFLNGPKISLHPDTGAVLKPYELQGEEAKRAQADIDSRSIIMQALPHDMYKSVSSLKSGKELLDEITRQQEGYSQSDQTKLDIALAMYEDYFQKLDEPLKDCYRHFCEVINELKKVGMKKENHELNMKFLKKLNATWTPYGKNFRASKNTKKVLYGASHVLAAQNPKSNLTETSDPMALFVNKSSTKTPSNCSNSLKAKQTISSDEDTYSDVDEEHRDLVKAATMFSKQLNLRRSSGGFSKNHNNRTSSSSSYYKKPETSTTQYRAPDNKDPNNVCFNCGKIGHFARECRLPKQKDAEYYKKKMLLAQDAEKGKVLKASDDVWLNWSDSEQEPERANVVKLTNMNCAPDNVSSDDEEEV